Within the Hevea brasiliensis isolate MT/VB/25A 57/8 chromosome 2, ASM3005281v1, whole genome shotgun sequence genome, the region GATTGCCGAGCTGTCCTCTGTCGTAAAGGAGAGGCAATAGACATGTCTCAAGACCATAGGCCTGTTTATCCATCAGAACGAAGGCGTGTTGAGGAATTGGGTGGTTACATTGATGATGGATATCTCAATGGTGTTTTATCAGTTTCTCGAGCTCTTGGGGATTGGGACATGAAAAACCCCCAAGGTGCTCCTTCGCCGCTCATTGCGGAGCCAGAGTTCCAGCAGGTGATTCTAACAGAGGATGATGAGTTTCTCATTATTGGTTGTGATGGGATTTGGGATGTCATGTCAAGTCAGCGTGCCGTGAACCTTGTCCGTCGGGGGTTGAGGCGGCATGATGATCCAGATCTGTGTGCTAGGGACCTTGTCATGGAGGCCTTGCGCCGGAACACATTTGACAATCTGACTGTGATTGTTGTCTGCTTCTCCTCCCTTGATAATAGGGAGTCATCACCACCTAGGCAACAGAGACCGAGGTGTTGTAGCCTCTCTGCAGAGGCATTGTGTAGCTTGAAGAGCTTGTTGGATAGCAGTGCCAACCGTTGAATGTACATggcataatttttaaataaaaatcccTATTTGGAAGGTGAACAACTACTTCTGGCTGCTTCAGTTTGACTCTGGAAAAAGCAGCTAGCAGTTTTGTAGGTGCTGATTTTTCAAACAGCAGGCGGTTAGTTGGATGGATGTACGTAAGTGGAATGTGGTGGATGGAGGTGTTGGTGCTGAGATTAAAATGGTGTACTGTATAATGTGCTCATCCGGGGACTTGATTCTCCTAACAGTCCAGTATGGTTGTCCATTTGATGTTATTCTATTTTCAATTGTGTACTCCATGTATATACAGTTTGAATAAAAGATCTTAATTTTTATTTCCATCTATTTTCCTTGGCAATTGGCAGCTTGTTCTTATGTCTACTGCAATTTTATGGAATTTGCGGTATTCCGAGTGCTATACAAAAATCATTCAGCAAAATACCATGATATGATTGGCAGGATATCGTAGTAGAAAATAGTTCTGCATATGACTGTATACCGGAACACTGTGAAATGGATATGCCAAAGGGTAAACAGAAGGAATATTTTTAGTAATCCACTTGACGGTATTTTACGATCATGATTGTCTAGGTGGATGTCATCATGGAGACATGGTGGGTTCACCGCAAAGTATAAAATCAAATCAAGAGAAACCCATATTCTCATTTCAATTTCGAAGAGAGAATAAACCTTAATCAAGAACAATTTAAGAGATACCAAAATCAGAACCAAATTTTTAGTAACAATCTTATTCCTATCTGCCAATGAGAAATGCCCTCTCACGCTCACATGCAAACACAATTTGAAACAGACTCCCAGCAGCTTTTTAAGCTTTGCTTTTCTTCTCAGAATCCTATCCCTTGGGAGTTCTTAAAAACAACTCCAATAATAACACCAAATAATTCCCAAGTAACAAATGGAATTTCTTTAAGACAAGCCAACCAATGGCAAATTCATGCATGTAAAATACTAGCGAGTACAATTGATAATAAATCAAGAACTCTGTTTCTCTACGCAACAGTGAttgcaattttttttctttttcttttaaaacAGCAAAATTCTAGTGCAAAAAGGACTATATTTCATTTCAAGACTTCGCACATTAAAATAGTTGTTGAAAATTACCAATTATCGAAATTTGGTTATCCAGCTGAAAGCATAGGTTTCAGTCTGCCAAAGAGCTTTCCGCAAATGTTGCAAATCTTTCCAGACCACGTACAAGTAAGCTCTCAAGGAAAGGTAGCAAAgcctgagaaaaaaaaaataatatatatatatatatatatatatatatatatatatatatatatatataactgaccacttcatttcatttcaagccTAAAAAATATTACATATGTAAATATCCTCTTTCACATGCACATTTCCTGAGACTTCTGTTTCAGGCAAATAATCAGGCGATCCTTTTAAATGTAATCAAACAATATCTGAATTCTAATTTGTTTTATCCTTTGTTCACTGAAAACAAGAAGTAGTAAGAATGCTCACTGTTGCAACTGGAACCAAAAGTTGAGGAACCTCGTAAGAAACAGTTAGCTGAAAAGTGAAAACACAACTGTGAGGGCCTAACTTAAGCTTGCACCAAAAGAAGCAAAATAGATATTTTGGAGGGTAAAAAGAAGAAACAAGAaaatgaaggagaagaagaaaggaagcaaCAAGCAAGGAAGGATGTCTCCCATAAATGCAAGAAGAAATGTTCAAAGTAATAACTCTTTTAAGTAAGGAATCAATAGATAAATGCACAAACTGAGGGCAATGAACTATATTTATAAAAGGGCAATAACTGAAAATCATGACTGCTATGAACATCAAATTAAGCATTGTATGTAAAGTCTCACCTCTACTGTACATGATGAAGGACCCTTAGGAAAGAATCGAACAGCACCTCTGCCACGTAAGAAAAGGCTGATTAAGTTTTCTGCTGGTGAATTATAACAAATGAAACAAAttttcaaaaaaagaaaaaaaaaaaagaaaaagaaacaaaatTGCATATTACAAAAGCTTGAATACATATGTAATACCAATATTTTAGTTATTGTTCATGAGATGAATCCTGCAGAATTTAGACACGGACACATTGATGAAATAGGGTTCCTACTTTACATTCATGGAAAACCACTTAGTGTTTGGCACCATCACAATCTCCAACAGCGCAAGCTAGTCAAGAGTCAAAACTTGTAATAATGTGAATTCACAGAGAAATATCAACCCAATTTGAAGATACttcaaaataaaaacaaaaaaaaaaaaggaaaaggaaaaagaaaaagaaaacttgTACTTAAGAAAAAGAAAACTTGTACTTAAGAGGGCAAGAGGAACTGCCAGTTTGATAGTAACAACTAAGTCCAAACGAATTAGGTCCAACTAACATGTGCACTGCCATAAGTCTTTGCCCTTACCTTACTAGACATGTGCAGGGTAAACTTCTTAAGTGTAAAATTAAATGCGCCCTGAGAAGTTAGAAGCCTAATGTTCCTTAAAAATGCTGATATAGCTGGAATTTATGTTAGCTTCCTATCTTTTGTTCTGGAAGCACAAGTTATTTGAGTCACCTTAATACGGTTAAGAGAGTTGTGTTAACTAGTGGTGGTGATATCAGAGAGATAGTATATAGAGTCGTTTCTGTGATAGCAGACTTCTGATCCATTATTAAGCATAGGAAAACATGAGCAAACAGGATCTAGCCAAAAATAATAACAAGAAAAATAATGATCCAATTCTTTTAAAAAAGTGCCAAGGCCAGACAGTATCTTCTTGTTTCTTGATAATAAACTTGCCATTAATGCACTATCTGCTACCTGCTTTTCCTGTTACCTGTTAGGAAGACCTTCCAGAGATCTCCAATGAATTTTCTGATTTGGGATTGGCTGCGAGAAGGCAATGAGGGAATAAAACAAATGGATAGAGGGTAAAAAGCATATAAAAAATTTCACCTTTGGATTGACGGGAAAATAACAAATACCTGCATATTTCTAGCAAGCCAAGAGAATTCAATATCACGACCAAATGCTTTATACTTGAGTGACCATCGCGATAGGTCGGGCTTGTCTTCCAGTACCTAGTAAAATAGAATGAAACATCAACTTCTCCTAGATGTACACATTTGAAGCTGATTCAGCTAATCAGCTTCAAATGGGATCGAGGATTCAATTGAGAAGGCACGGCAACGAAATAGCAACATTTATAGATATAAAAGTTGCAACAGAAAGCAGATAGGCAGCTATAGCAAGACGAATAtgcaattgaaattcaaagaaaattcTCACACACCTTTACCGACGAAATAAAGGGCATCCAACGGGGAATTGATTCGCGGTCTGAGTAACACTTATAAGCCACAGCAACAGGCACATCAATATCCCTTTTAACCCTGCATTTTGACCCAATTTAGTCACCCTTTTAGTAATTAATGCAGCCCACCttcaataagaagaagaagaagacagttCCAATAACATGAATTAGGGGAGATGATATCTATTACGTGCAATCCTGCCACTCCATGACAGGAGGAGAAAAGGGCTTGAACCCAGTAAATGTGGAGCTTCGTTTGGGCGATCCATACTGGACTCTGAACAGGAAACGCCTTAAAGATATTGTGGTTTTAACATTTGGTGGGAGTAGGGGGCTGAATAGGACTTTACTGTTGTTTTTAGTGGACAAGTGGGTGGGACTGAGAAGAGTGAAGGCAATGGCGGCCGTTGCAGACATGGCCAGCGAAACTCGAATCGTTATTATTGTTAGTATTGCCACAGGCAAGAAGAAAGAGAGATAGACAGAAGGCGATTGGAGACTAGCGTCTGGCGGTCAGATGTCACGACCACCACCAGATATCATATTTCTCCGCCTGTTCTCTGGCTCTAGTCTTTTTGTCACACTCTTCACGCTCACCTCTCTGTTCGAATAACATTGGACGGACCAATGATCTTCGCTTACATGGGCCCGCCATTTTCATTATCAGCCAATCACACGGCAGAAAGACCGGGAGTACTTGCTTCGGCCAGATTACCACGCTTCGATTTGACCGTTTGATCCTCCTCTCCTCAATACTACAAACTACAGAGCATGAtagtagaattaaaaaaaaaaaaagaaaaaaaaaatatatatatattataatttactctctatattttatcttatattatattttaatatttaaattttaataaattaattatttaatttataaattttatattatattatattttaatttctaaatttttaaaaattaattttttagctCCTAAATTCtat harbors:
- the LOC110661745 gene encoding uncharacterized protein LOC110661745; amino-acid sequence: MSATAAIAFTLLSPTHLSTKNNSKVLFSPLLPPNVKTTISLRRFLFRVQYGSPKRSSTFTGFKPFSPPVMEWQDCTVKRDIDVPVAVAYKCYSDRESIPRWMPFISSVKVLEDKPDLSRWSLKYKAFGRDIEFSWLARNMQPIPNQKIHWRSLEGLPNRGAVRFFPKGPSSCTVELTVSYEVPQLLVPVATALLPFLESLLVRGLERFATFAESSLAD